DNA sequence from the Methylacidiphilum kamchatkense Kam1 genome:
TGCATTCGTTTCTGAAAAAGAAAAAGCTTTTTATTTCTCCATTTTTCATAACTAAAGAGGCAGTCTTTTCTTCTCTAAGCTTTCTATTTGTTCAACCATATTTTGAGCTACTTTCACCGAATCAAATAAGCTTTCGGCCAATTCTCTGGCTTTCATGGAATGATAAGCATAATTTTTTTCAATCCTTTTTATGGCCTCAATCGCTTCAGACATCGTCGTAAAAGAGAAAAGACCCGCTCCGGTAGGGATGATCCTTGACCACCCTGTATCCTGAATTACTGCTGGTTTTCCCATTGCCAAATAACATACTGTTCGATCGCTAAACCAGCCACAATCGCTCAGCCAGTAGCCATTTTTAACCACAGAAAATTCTCCCCGAGAAACACCGATAAAATTTCTATAGCTTTCAAAATCTGAGGCTATAGCTGAAACGCTGATCATTTCCCAGTCCTTGGAAAGAAAACGGTTACGAATTTCGTGGTCTTCTTGCAGATCCGAAGCAATCTGAAAAAGAACTTTCCCATCAAAAAAAAGAGGAAGCTCAATCACCTTTTCGAACTCATTGGCTTTGTTCCCGTAAACCTTACCTTCCCAATTTACTTCAGGATAGCCACACCAATGAGTGATTGTTGACCATTTTGTGCCGCCAAACCGTTTGGGCCACAGCTCTAAACATACTGGAGGAAATGTAGGAATCCAATTGATCCCCGTGAAAGGGATGCTCTTTCCATCCTCTTGCAAAGAAAGGCCAACTGTAAAAAAAATGTCATGGGCTTCCAGATTCATATCGCAGCCATAACCCTTGGCCCATATTTGGGTAAAGGTAGGATCCAAATCCAGATAAACCCTTTTTTTAAAGGCAGAAAGTAGGTTCTTATTACGTATGAGCCCTGAAATATTTAAAAGAAAAGAACTTTCCCTTGCAAAATGCAGAAAGGCATCGAGATTGTCTGCTTCACCATTAATAAAAATCGTAGATTGCTCGACAAAATCAAAATAGGAAGTAAGTAGCTTCCAATGGTTTAAACCTAATTCCAGGGCTTGTTTGGGATGATAATTTTTAATTTTTGGCAAACTCTCTTGGGTGATCTCTTCTAAAAGCCAAACATCCCACCCAAGGTTACGAAAGGCATATGCCCATTGAATAAAGAGAAGATTAATCCCAATCGCAGAAATCGGATAACCAGCAATACGACATCCGATGACTACCTTTTTGGCCATGCATCATTCCACTATCATTTTTAGGCCAAAAAATAAAATTAAATCTCCACCTCTAAGTCTTCTCCAATTTTTTGACAATGATAAGCTGTTACTCCTTTAGTTGCCGGTCCACAAAGAACTTCTCCTGTCTTTAAACTAAATCGTGCACCATGCCAGGGGCATTCCACTTCCCCCTCTTCCAGAAATCCTTCACTCAGAGGACCTCCTTCGTGGGGACAGGTATCATCAAGAGCATAATAGGCTCCCTTATAACAAAAGATAGCTATTTTTTTTCCCTCCAGTTCGATGCATTTAGCTCCTCCTTCAGGAATTTCAGAAGCTTTAAAAGGACATTTAAACTTAGCCATGCTCCGATTTTTAATGGGCTCTATGCAGTTGTCAATGAAATTTGAGAGGCTGCTGAATGCTATGTTTTACCCCTTAAATACACTTACAAATGGATATGCCTCAGTTAACTGCCATTGGCTTCTCTTTTCCTTTTCTCTGGGCTAAGCTCTTTCTGCCTAGTATCCCTTTTGGCTCCCCCAGTCGTCTCCTCTCTTTCTTGCTTTATATTTATCGCTGTCTCCATGCTACTAATAGCCTCTCCCTCCACGTTCTCTTCTCTCTTCCTTGATTCATAGGGCTTTAGACTCATCGGGTCATGAAAAAACTTAGACAAATTCATTGCCAAAAGGCCTTAATTCCATAAAATGAGTAAAAATGCAAAAATCTTCTTTCCCTCGGTTTTTTTATCTAACTCTTCTATCCGCTTTATTTATGGGAGGATGCGCTCTAAACAACACACAAAAGACAAAGCAACTTTCTTCGGCATTCCCTTCCAATTTGATTCGGGTGAGCATTCATGATCAAAAAATGGAGCTGATTCAAAATGTAGGCAAAAATGGAGAATCCCACCGTTATTACCCTGTATCAACCTCTAAATATGGTATTGGGGATGAATGGAATAGTTATAAAACCCCTATTGGAAGATTTGTTATTGCAAAAAAAATAGGGGATGGCATCCCTTTGGGCGGCAAGTTTTACCATAGAAAATTTACTGGAGATGTCATTAAATTGACCGCTTATGACCCTTCAAATCCGGCTTTTGATCATGACAGCATTTTGACAAGAATTCTTTGGCTTAGAGGTTTGGATTCTCAGAATAAAAATTCCTTTTACAGAGGAATATTTATCCATGGGACTAATCAAGAACCGCTTGTCGGACAGCCTGTCAGCTATGGGTGCATAAGAATGAAAAATAGGGATGTTCTTGAACTTTACGATATGGTCGGAGAAAACACCCCTGTATATATTCAGAAAGAACCACTCAAAAAGCCGGTTCCTAAAGAGGTTTTAGCAAGCTTTCATTTTTATAATCAGCCAAGAATTCAATCAACGGCTTCTTCCTCTATTCAAGAACAGCCTTCCATTAAGGTTGTGCCAGCTATAGCAGTAGCTTCTGAGCCAACATCAAACACAACTATTTCAGGAAGTAGTCCTCAAAAAACTGTAATCCAAAGCAATAATGTCCTTGTCAAACAGGCTCCTAGAACCGTAGCCCAACCCACTAACTCAAAGAGTCATTCCCAATTGGCCTCCAAAAGGCAAGCCACTACTACTCATAGTTCTAAACATCCCCATTCGACAAAACCATTGGTTCACAGCAAGAAAAAAATAAGTGCTATTAAGTTAGCAAGCCATTCAACAAAATCCTCTACAGTTGATCCTTCCTCTTCAAAAAGAAAAAGCCTCTTGAGTGACTGGATTGAAGCCAAGCACCATGCAAAGAGAAGCCGTTATTTTCCGTTCTTCAAATTTTTGAAATGCAGCAAATGTAGAAAGCAATCGTTGCGATGTAAAAGCAGCAGAACTTGTCATCTTATCGTTGCATAAAGCATCTTTGTTCCTTCTTGCAATGGCACAAAAGGGAATCAATTGGATTAAACTATTGAAAGAATGGTTTTTATCCTCTCATCATGCTGAAAAATGGATTCGTTAGACGATTTTGATGCATCAAATCGTATATAAATGGGCCGAATGGACGACTTTTGGATAAAAACTAATTTTTGATTTTCAAAAGCTCGTTGCCCTGGCAAAGCAAACGAGCAAACCTGTACTCCCAGAAACGTTAAAAGGCTTGTTTGGTCGGGGCGACAGGATTTGAACCTGCGACTCCCTGCTCCCAAAGCAGGTGCTCTAGCCAGGCTGAGCTACGCCCCGTTGTCTTCCATCTTTCCTAAAAAGGTTCCCCTCCTCATGCTCTACATTCAGACACTGAACATGAGACTGGGCTGGAAGGATAAAACCGTCGGTAGGCCACAACCCTCTAAAACTTTGCGTGTCGAGTTAGCATGCTTTATATTAACCGATCGTCAAGCAAAAACAATAATCTCATTGTTGAGAAAAAGAAGAAAAGAAAAAAATAATAAATGAAAATGATAAAGTAATTTCTTTTGCAATGTTATTTTCTATACATAATTGTAGTATTTCTCTCATTCAAAATTAAGAAAAACCCTGAATAAATAGAGGAAAAACTTGGCATGCTTTTAGCTCTATAGTAGGAATAGATTATGAGCTTAAAAATAGAAAATCTTCACGGAGGCATCGGAGGAAAAGAGATTGTTAAAGGTATATCTTTGGAAATCAATCCAGGAGAAGTTCATGCTATCATGGGACCGAATGGTTCAGGAAAAAGCACCCTTTCAAAATTGTTAACCGGACATCCTGATTATGAGGTCTATTCGGGAACCGTGTTATTGGATGGGGAACCCATCCTTGATCTCGCACCAGATGAAAGGTCTAGAAAAGGATTGTTCATGGCCTTTCAATATCCTTGTGAAATTCCTGGAGTGACTGTAGCTAACTTTCTTCGTGCGGCTTTACAGGCACGGCTTCCTGAAGGAAAGACGCTCAACATCACCGATTTCTATAAAGAGCTGTATGCCGCTATGGAAAAACTAGCTATGGATAGGAAATTTAGTTCCCGATATGTTAACGAAGGTTTTTCTGGAGGAGAAAAAAAGAGAAACGAAATTCTTCAAATGGCTATCTTAAAACCAAAGTATGCTATTCTTGATGAAACGGATAGTGGTTTAGACATTGATGCCCTTAAGATCGTTGCTAACGGAGTGAATTCCTTGAAAGGCCCTCATATGGGGATTTTACTCATTACCCATTATCAAAGACTTCTTAATTATATTTTACCGGATCGTGTCCATGTAATGGTCAATGGAAGGATTGTGGAAAGTGGAACAAAGGAGCTAGCTTTAAAACTAGAAGAAAAAGGATACAGCCAATTTGAAGAAGAATTGGCAGTGCAAACTCCATAAAGTTGAAGTAAATTTCATTACAAAGATAAAAAGGGGGAAAACCTATGCAGACTGTAAAAGAAATGAATAAAGAAGAGGTTGTGCTGATCAATTCCAGTGTAGAGGATTTTTCTTATGATATTGAATACTCTTATGATGCTGGCATAGGGTTAAATGAAAAAACCATAGACTATATTTGCGACGTAAAAAATGACCCCGATTGGATCCGTGCTTTTAGGAAAAGAGCTCTTCAAATTTTTCTCCAAAAGCCGTTGCCTGTGCATTGGGCAAGTAAAGAGCTCGAAAAAATTGATTTTGATAAAATCCGCTATTATCTAGCCTACAACAAGACCCCTCAAAGAAGTTGGGACGATGTGCCTGAGGAAGTTAAAAAAACCTTTGAAAGATTGGGAATTCCGGAGCAGGAAAGAAAGTTTCTTGCTGGTGTAGAAGCTCAATTTGACAGCGAATCTGCTTATTCCAACATCAAAGAATCATTAAGCAAACAAGGGGTTATATTTGTTGGGAGCACGGAGGGATTGCACAAATATCCAGAAATTTTTCGTAAATGGTTTGCTAAAGTTATCCCCCAGCTGACAATAAGTTTGCAGCTCTGAATAGTGCTGTCTTTAGCGGTGGAAGCTTTATATATGTCCCTCCAGGAGTCAAAGTTCAACAGCCGCTTCAAGCTTATTTCAGAATTAACGCCGAAAGTTTTGGTCAGTTTGAAAGAACTCTTATCATTGCTGATGAAGGCTCAGAAGTGACATATATGGAGGGCTGTACGGCGCCTCGGTTTGAAACCTCCACCTTACACAGTGCAGTCGTTGAGTTGGTCGCGATGCCTGGTGCAAAAATTCAATATATAACGGTGCAAAATTGGAGTTCGAATGTTTTTAATCTGGTAACCAAAAGGGCCATTGCCATGGAAGAAGCCGAAGTCCGATGGCTTGATTGTAACATCGGCTCCCGCTTGACAATGAAATATCCAGGGGTGGTCCTTAAAGGGAGAAAAGCGAGGGGAGAAGTCCTTAGCATAGCTCTTGCAAATAGTGGTCAGCATCAAGATACAGGGGCGAAAATGTATCATGCTGCCGATGAAACCTCCAGTAATATTATTTCTAAGAGCATTAGTATTGGCTCAGGAAGAGCCAGTTACCGAGGGCTTGTTAGCATGCCTGATCATTTAAAAAATTGTAAGAATAATACCGAATGTGATGCCTTACTTATTAACTCGTCTTCACGGACAGACACCTATCCAGCAATAACAGTGATTGGCAACAAAAACGCCACTCAACATGAGGCAAGCGTTAGTAAGATCAGTGCCGAACAACTCTTTTATATGCAACAACGTGGACTACCTGAAGATGAAGCTATGAGCTTGTCGGTTAACGGATTTATCAATGAACTAGTGAGAGAATTTCCCATGGAATATAGTGTAGAATTAAAAAGGTTGATCGATTTGGAAATGGAAGGTTCGGTTGGTTAGGCTTCCTTAAGGATCTCTCATTCTAAAATAGACAATGGAGTAGTTTCCCATGCACCTTATGCAAAAGAACTCTGTAGTAACCAAGGCAGAAAAAAATATCATCCCTTCCTGGTGGGAGGATATCCGAAGGCAAGCCCTTTTGGACTATGAGCAGCTTTCCCCTCCACAAAAAAAAGATGAAAAATGGCGATTTTCCACTATAGAGAAAATAAAATGGGAAGGCTACACTCCAAAGATTCCAGTAAGTCCTTCGGATCTAGATAAGATCTGTCAATTCTTCCCTTATGAAAATTCACTTGGTTCGATTGTCTACGGAAATGATAACTTGCTTTTTTATTCTCCAATCTCTGAAAAACTTCAAAAAATGGGGGTCATTTTCTCTCCTTTAATTGACGCCATAACCTTATATCCCGACCTCTTAAAAGAGTACATTTTTAAAGAAAAACTTTCTATGGGGAGTGACAAATTTGAAGCTCTCCATCGATCGAATACTCTATCTGGCGTTTTTCTTTATGTTCCTAAATATGTTGAAATTCAGGAATTTTTTGAAGTATGGTTTTGGCTTTCTGAATCTAACATAGGAACCTATCCACATTGCTTATTCGTTTTGGAAGAAGGCAGTAAGGCAAGAGTACAATTAAATTTTAGATCCATCAATGAGAGAGGAGGCTTTAGTTGCTCAGCAATAGAGAGTTACCTTGCTCAATCCTCGCATTTCGAACTTGTCTCTGTACAACAATGGGCCAAAGAGGTTAATTCTTTTCTATTCAGCCTTACCGATGTTGGTCAAGACGCTCAAAGTTCTTCTTTATACGTCAATGTTGGAGGGGTATACAATCGCTTTGAAGGCAAAACACGCCTTAGTGGTGCTGGAGGCTCAGCCGAAGTGCTTTCTGCTACTATAGCAAAGAATAATCAAGAATTTGATCAACGAACCCTCCAGATTCATTCCGCTCCTTATACAACCAGTAATCTATTGTTTAAAAATGTATTGTTTGATTCAGCAAAAACTATTTTTTCTGGCATGATCAATGTTTCTCCAGAGGCTCAGAAAACGGATGCCTATCAAAGTAATAAAAATTTGATATTGGGAGAAAACGCTGAAGCCAATTCTTTACCTGGTCTTGAAATTATGGCCGATGATGTTCGATGCACTCATGGAGCGACAACCGGAAGCCTAGCAAAAGAAGAATTATTTTATAGTCAACAGAGAGGAATACCCAAACCGGTTTTTGAAAAGCTTTATTCGGTTGGATTTCTTGCTGAGTGTGTCCAAAGATTAAAAAATACGCAAATAGCTAATCGAATCCTTGACTTTCTCCACAGTTGCTTGCAAGTATAAACGAAAAGTGTTATCTATACTGTTAAATGAATGTGAACAGTTCCCAATCCAAGCTCTCGAGAGATCTAGAAGCTATCCTCATTCCCAGCGGGGAAAAAGTACAGCTTCAGAAAGATAAACCCTTCCAAATTACCCAATCCATGGGAGGGTCATATACCCTCATCTATGATAATAGGCTATTGGTGAGGGTAGACTCTAAAGATGCCGATGCCCTTGGAATCCAACAAGAGCTTTCTTCCCAGAAAGAGATTTTAAGCGAACATGAAGAACTGACCGAAGAAATTATATACAGCCGTCTAAAAGAAGTATATG
Encoded proteins:
- a CDS encoding Rieske (2Fe-2S) protein: MAKFKCPFKASEIPEGGAKCIELEGKKIAIFCYKGAYYALDDTCPHEGGPLSEGFLEEGEVECPWHGARFSLKTGEVLCGPATKGVTAYHCQKIGEDLEVEI
- a CDS encoding L,D-transpeptidase family protein is translated as MQKSSFPRFFYLTLLSALFMGGCALNNTQKTKQLSSAFPSNLIRVSIHDQKMELIQNVGKNGESHRYYPVSTSKYGIGDEWNSYKTPIGRFVIAKKIGDGIPLGGKFYHRKFTGDVIKLTAYDPSNPAFDHDSILTRILWLRGLDSQNKNSFYRGIFIHGTNQEPLVGQPVSYGCIRMKNRDVLELYDMVGENTPVYIQKEPLKKPVPKEVLASFHFYNQPRIQSTASSSIQEQPSIKVVPAIAVASEPTSNTTISGSSPQKTVIQSNNVLVKQAPRTVAQPTNSKSHSQLASKRQATTTHSSKHPHSTKPLVHSKKKISAIKLASHSTKSSTVDPSSSKRKSLLSDWIEAKHHAKRSRYFPFFKFLKCSKCRKQSLRCKSSRTCHLIVA
- the sufC gene encoding Fe-S cluster assembly ATPase SufC, producing MSLKIENLHGGIGGKEIVKGISLEINPGEVHAIMGPNGSGKSTLSKLLTGHPDYEVYSGTVLLDGEPILDLAPDERSRKGLFMAFQYPCEIPGVTVANFLRAALQARLPEGKTLNITDFYKELYAAMEKLAMDRKFSSRYVNEGFSGGEKKRNEILQMAILKPKYAILDETDSGLDIDALKIVANGVNSLKGPHMGILLITHYQRLLNYILPDRVHVMVNGRIVESGTKELALKLEEKGYSQFEEELAVQTP
- a CDS encoding SufB/SufD family protein yields the protein MQKNSVVTKAEKNIIPSWWEDIRRQALLDYEQLSPPQKKDEKWRFSTIEKIKWEGYTPKIPVSPSDLDKICQFFPYENSLGSIVYGNDNLLFYSPISEKLQKMGVIFSPLIDAITLYPDLLKEYIFKEKLSMGSDKFEALHRSNTLSGVFLYVPKYVEIQEFFEVWFWLSESNIGTYPHCLFVLEEGSKARVQLNFRSINERGGFSCSAIESYLAQSSHFELVSVQQWAKEVNSFLFSLTDVGQDAQSSSLYVNVGGVYNRFEGKTRLSGAGGSAEVLSATIAKNNQEFDQRTLQIHSAPYTTSNLLFKNVLFDSAKTIFSGMINVSPEAQKTDAYQSNKNLILGENAEANSLPGLEIMADDVRCTHGATTGSLAKEELFYSQQRGIPKPVFEKLYSVGFLAECVQRLKNTQIANRILDFLHSCLQV
- the sufT gene encoding putative Fe-S cluster assembly protein SufT, with translation MNVNSSQSKLSRDLEAILIPSGEKVQLQKDKPFQITQSMGGSYTLIYDNRLLVRVDSKDADALGIQQELSSQKEILSEHEELTEEIIYSRLKEVYDPEIPVNIVDLGLVYDCQIKRKEDGSYSVAVKMTLTAPGCGMGTILAQDAQSRILEIPSVSEAQVDLVWDPPWNPSMISEEGKMILGLV